One window of the Estrella lausannensis genome contains the following:
- a CDS encoding TetR/AcrR family transcriptional regulator has protein sequence MGTQERKEREREALRELIIQTALVIVETEGLESLTMRAIADRIEYSQSKIYAFFPSKDALCAVLCQDNCEKMLEILKKVPLTDSPEKDLKKLVLKTMEFHASHPHSDELLTEVCFGKKPQEIPKAFLEIEKLFIAALTKLKSPHIRSNEDLQAALDIIRCIFIGVSSLMRAKVSKEGHKRGLLMAENTLDVLLRGWNHE, from the coding sequence ATGGGGACACAAGAGAGAAAAGAACGCGAGCGAGAAGCTCTCCGCGAGCTCATCATCCAAACTGCGCTAGTGATCGTCGAAACAGAGGGGCTTGAGAGCCTCACCATGCGCGCTATCGCCGACCGCATTGAATACAGCCAGTCGAAAATCTACGCTTTTTTCCCCAGTAAGGATGCGCTATGTGCAGTACTTTGCCAGGACAACTGCGAAAAGATGCTGGAAATTTTGAAAAAAGTTCCTCTGACGGACAGCCCTGAAAAAGATCTGAAAAAACTCGTCCTTAAGACGATGGAATTTCACGCCAGCCATCCGCATTCCGATGAGCTGCTAACGGAGGTCTGTTTCGGTAAAAAGCCTCAAGAGATCCCGAAAGCCTTTTTAGAAATTGAAAAATTATTTATCGCAGCCCTGACAAAGCTCAAGAGCCCCCACATCCGTTCTAATGAGGATCTGCAGGCAGCACTCGACATCATCCGCTGTATTTTCATCGGAGTCTCCAGCCTGATGAGAGCGAAGGTATCGAAGGAAGGACATAAAAGAGGTCTTCTAATGGCAGAAAACACTCTCGACGTCCTGCTAAGAGGCTGGAACCACGAGTAA
- the dacB gene encoding D-alanyl-D-alanine carboxypeptidase/D-alanyl-D-alanine-endopeptidase, translating to MNPLINKSLVATGVVVKAVIALGFLSSSLLSGNETKLPEEMQKIMDQKKYEHAIWGVYVKDLDSGEVLFDVNARKLFSPASTTKLVSVSALLHAFGDDYRFKTPVYAAGKIENSKLDGDLVLVGQGDLTMGGRQSSPDTISYTKMDHIVANDVPGAILTPEDPLHGMQELARQVAEKGIKEITGEIIIDDTLFEATEKRGLMLTPLIINENLIDVIIKPAEPGKEALMSWRPQVPGYSVVNKVKTVEKGGPLDVNITPDEEGKHIVVEGTIPADQTELVRTSPIKDPSSFAKAAFIQALKQRGINVTGRAAKGKERKPLKSYEGLETVALYTSPPLSEYAKLILKVSHNLGADLIPLLLASKEGKKSFDEGMRMIGEFAEKEVKLSSDSFVLIDAAGGNENRLTPEAEIELLSYMRKKPAPSFQRFFDALPILGVDGSLEDFAAKTPAKGKVRAKPGTGIAFNTSTGKFFLITQAYAGYIEGKNGHLHAYIVVVNNASLPEIGDIFQIFEEEGQLSDIIYSKTDGKK from the coding sequence ATGAACCCTCTAATCAATAAATCTCTTGTTGCCACCGGAGTCGTTGTCAAAGCCGTCATCGCCTTGGGATTTCTCTCTTCATCCCTATTATCCGGCAATGAAACGAAGCTGCCCGAAGAGATGCAAAAGATCATGGACCAAAAAAAATATGAGCACGCGATCTGGGGCGTTTATGTCAAAGATCTCGACAGCGGTGAAGTCCTTTTCGATGTCAACGCCCGTAAACTGTTTTCGCCGGCCTCTACGACAAAGCTGGTCTCTGTCTCCGCCCTTCTGCATGCTTTTGGCGACGACTACCGCTTTAAAACCCCGGTTTACGCTGCGGGAAAGATTGAGAATTCAAAGTTAGACGGAGATCTGGTCCTTGTCGGCCAAGGCGATCTGACTATGGGCGGCAGGCAAAGCAGCCCCGATACAATCTCCTATACCAAAATGGATCACATTGTAGCCAACGACGTGCCCGGGGCTATCCTCACTCCCGAGGATCCTTTACACGGTATGCAGGAGCTGGCAAGGCAGGTGGCTGAAAAGGGGATTAAAGAAATAACGGGAGAGATCATCATTGACGACACCCTCTTTGAAGCGACGGAAAAAAGAGGACTCATGCTAACTCCCCTCATCATCAACGAAAATTTGATCGACGTCATAATCAAACCTGCCGAACCCGGCAAGGAAGCCCTGATGTCATGGCGGCCCCAAGTTCCCGGCTACTCTGTAGTGAACAAAGTCAAAACAGTAGAAAAGGGCGGCCCTCTTGATGTCAACATCACACCGGATGAAGAGGGAAAGCACATCGTTGTGGAAGGAACAATCCCCGCCGATCAGACAGAGCTGGTGCGCACCTCCCCCATCAAGGATCCCTCTTCTTTTGCAAAGGCAGCATTTATACAGGCGCTCAAGCAGCGAGGTATCAATGTTACGGGCCGTGCTGCGAAAGGCAAAGAGAGAAAGCCTTTGAAAAGCTATGAGGGACTTGAAACGGTCGCTCTCTACACCTCCCCACCCCTTTCCGAATACGCTAAGCTGATCCTTAAGGTAAGCCACAATTTGGGCGCCGACTTAATCCCCCTTCTTTTAGCTTCCAAAGAGGGAAAAAAGAGCTTTGATGAGGGAATGCGCATGATCGGGGAGTTTGCTGAAAAGGAAGTAAAACTCTCTTCCGACTCCTTCGTCCTGATCGATGCCGCCGGAGGCAATGAAAACCGTCTGACGCCAGAGGCCGAAATCGAGCTTTTAAGCTATATGCGAAAAAAACCCGCACCCTCATTTCAGCGCTTTTTTGATGCCCTGCCCATACTCGGAGTCGACGGGTCGCTCGAGGATTTCGCTGCCAAAACGCCGGCCAAAGGCAAGGTGCGCGCCAAGCCCGGCACCGGTATTGCCTTCAACACGTCGACAGGAAAGTTTTTTCTGATCACCCAAGCCTACGCCGGCTACATCGAAGGAAAGAACGGCCATCTTCACGCCTACATCGTTGTCGTCAACAACGCTTCCCTGCCTGAAATCGGGGATATCTTCCAGATTTTTGAAGAGGAAGGGCAGCTCTCGGATATCATCTACAGCAAAACGGATGGGAAAAAATAA